The Prunus persica cultivar Lovell chromosome G7, Prunus_persica_NCBIv2, whole genome shotgun sequence genome has a segment encoding these proteins:
- the LOC18769857 gene encoding pentatricopeptide repeat-containing protein At2g15690, with product MVLKPTSTNDPIIPSLHFFFPLSAFPIVADFSTSMASLTSSLQPTGNSITSFRFRARITPTPPDMLYLNTTLPSVLKTTPSSSFNPIPSKPLCTNAVPSANNPRVHRRNTGSSQPQPTTSRSNSQYKTQPLRKGNKYQSQQPNEPKANGDELNNQNLSAPLRINTKDVDLMRLCKEGKVKEALQYMAQDVSADYGVFCVLLDSCDSSKSLEVGKKIHDFMKQWPFRGDIELNAKLIQMYGRCGSMRDARKVFDRMPKRSMSLWHSMIHGYAVNGQGDEGLLLFEQMRNLGLKPNKETFVVVLVACASAEAVEEGLTYFESMKNEYEIVPEIEHYLGLIDVLGKSGHLNEAEEFIEKMPFEPTAEVWEALRNFARIHGDIELEDRAEDLLVSLDPSKANAEKIPLPLRKQHSEINMLGEKNRVSEYRITNEAYEKLKGLKGQMREAGYVPDTRYVLHDIDQEAKEQALQYHSERLAIAYGLISTPARQTLRIIKNLRICGDCHNAIKIMSKIVGRELIVRDNKRFHHFKDGKCSCGDYW from the coding sequence ATGGTTTTGAAGCCCACATCGACCAATGACCCAATTATCCCATCACTCCacttcttctttcctctttctgcTTTTCCAATAGTAGCAGACTTTAGCACATCAATGGCTTCTCTGACTTCTTCTCTTCAGCCAACTGGAAACTCCATTACCTCTTTTCGTTTCAGAGCTCGGATAACTCCAACCCCTCCTGATATGCTCTATCTCAACACCACTCTTCCTTCGGTCCTCAAAACCACaccttcctcttccttcaatCCCATCCCATCCAAACCTCTCTGCACCAATGCAGTTCCCAGTGCCAATAATCCCAGAGTACATCGCCGCAACACTGGCTCCTCTCAGCCCCAACCAACAACATCTCGCTCCAATTCCCAGTACAAGACCCAACCTTTACGCAAGGGCAACAAGTACCAGAGCCAGCAACCAAATGAACCCAAAGCGAACGGTGATGAGTTAAACAACCAAAATTTGAGTGCTCCATTGCGTATTAACACAAAAGATGTGGATTTGATGCGTTTGTGCAAGGAGGGTAAGGTCAAAGAGGCGTTGCAGTATATGGCTCAAGATGTTTCCGCTGATTATGGTGTATTTTGTGTGTTATTGGACTCGTGTGACAGCTCGAAGTCGCTTGAGGTTGGGAAAAAGATTCATGATTTTATGAAACAGTGGCCATTTCGTGGAGATATTGAGTTGAACGCTAAATTGATTCAAATGTATGGAAGATGTGGGAGTATGAGAGATGCACGCAAGGTGTTCGATCGAATGCCTAAGCGGAGTATGAGTTTGTGGCATTCAATGATACATGGGTATGCGGTGAATGGGCAGGGTGATGAGGGGCTGCTGTTGTTTGAACAAATGAGGAATTTAGGATTGAAGCCCAATAAGGAGACATTTGTAGTGGTTTTGGTGGCATGTGCTAGCGCGGAAGCTGTGGAAGAAGGGTTAACTTACTTCGAGTCGATGAAGAATGAGTATGAGATTGTGCCGGAGATTGAGCATTATTTAGGGCTTATTGATGTTCTTGGAAAGTCTGGTCATTTGAATGAGGCAGAGGAATTCATTGAGAAAATGCCATTTGAGCCTACTGCAGAAGTTTGGGAGGCTCTTCGAAACTTTGCGCGGATTCATGGAGACATTGAGCTTGAAGATCGCGCTGAGGATTTGTTGGTTAGTCTCGATCCTTCTAAGGCCAATGCTGAAAAAATCCCATTGCCTCTGcggaagcagcactctgagaTTAACATGCTAGGGGAGAAGAATAGGGTGAGTGAGTATCGGATTACAAACGAGGCATATGAGAAACTGAAGGGTTTGAAAGGACAGATGAGGGAAGCAGGCTATGTGCCAGATACAAGATATGTGCTTCATGACATTGATCAGGAGGCAAAAGAGCAGGCCTTGCAGTATCACAGCGAGCGTTTGGCAATTGCTTATGGTCTGATCAGTACTCCAGCCAGGCAAACTCTAAGGATAATTAAGAATCTTCGAATATGCGGCGACTGCCATAATGCAATAAAAATCATGTCAAAGATCGTTGGGAGGGAGCTGATCGTCAGGGATAACAAGCGGTTCCATCATTTCAAGGATGGGAAATGCTCCTGTGGGGATTACTGGTAA